From Thermomonas sp. XSG, one genomic window encodes:
- the rplF gene encoding 50S ribosomal protein L6, translating to MSRVAKKPVVLAKGVEVSVQPESISVKGPKGTLSIAKPAGVEVKIEDGQALLSASDASLVPMAGTLRAIVANMVHGVSAGFERKLELVGVGYRAAMQGQDLNLSLGFSHPVLFAPPAGITITTPTQTEILVSGADKQLVGEVAAKIRGYRPPEPYKGKGVKYSDETIIRKEAKKA from the coding sequence ATGTCCCGAGTTGCCAAGAAGCCCGTCGTCCTCGCAAAGGGCGTCGAAGTCAGCGTCCAGCCGGAATCCATCAGCGTGAAGGGCCCGAAGGGCACCCTCAGCATCGCCAAGCCGGCCGGCGTCGAAGTCAAGATCGAAGACGGCCAAGCGCTGCTCTCGGCCAGCGATGCCTCGCTGGTGCCGATGGCTGGCACCCTGCGTGCGATCGTCGCCAACATGGTGCACGGCGTCAGCGCCGGCTTCGAGCGCAAGCTCGAGCTGGTCGGCGTCGGTTATCGCGCCGCCATGCAGGGCCAGGACCTGAACCTGTCGCTGGGTTTTTCCCACCCCGTGCTGTTCGCGCCGCCGGCTGGCATCACCATCACCACGCCGACCCAGACCGAGATCCTGGTCTCGGGCGCCGACAAGCAGCTGGTGGGTGAAGTTGCCGCCAAGATCCGTGGTTACCGCCCGCCGGAGCCCTACAAGGGCAAGGGCGTGAAGTATTCCGACGAGACCATCATCCGCAAGGAAGCCAAGAAGGCGTAA
- the rplR gene encoding 50S ribosomal protein L18, which produces MEKKIARLRRAKSTRAHIRELGVPRLSVLRTGQHLYAQVFTHDGAKVLASASTVQADVMAGLKNGKNAEAAAKVGQMIAERAKAAGIERVAFDRSGYRYHGRIKALADAAREGGLQF; this is translated from the coding sequence ATGGAAAAGAAGATCGCTCGCCTGCGTCGCGCCAAGTCGACCCGCGCCCACATCCGCGAACTCGGCGTGCCGCGCCTGTCGGTGCTGCGCACCGGCCAGCACCTGTACGCCCAGGTGTTCACCCACGATGGCGCCAAAGTGCTGGCTTCGGCCTCCACCGTGCAGGCCGACGTGATGGCTGGCCTGAAGAACGGCAAGAACGCCGAGGCCGCCGCGAAGGTGGGCCAGATGATCGCCGAGCGCGCCAAGGCCGCCGGCATCGAGCGCGTCGCCTTCGATCGCTCGGGCTACCGCTACCACGGTCGCATCAAGGCGCTGGCCGATGCCGCGCGCGAAGGCGGCCTGCAGTTCTAA
- the rplN gene encoding 50S ribosomal protein L14, which produces MIQMQSFLDVADNSGAKELMCIKVLGGSKRRYAGIGDIIKVSVKEAIPRGKVKKGDVYDAVVVRTRKGVRRADGSLIRFDGNAAVLLNNKQEPIGTRIFGPVTRELRTEKFMKIVSLAPEVL; this is translated from the coding sequence ATGATCCAGATGCAGAGCTTTCTCGACGTTGCCGACAACTCGGGTGCCAAGGAACTGATGTGCATCAAGGTGCTCGGCGGCTCGAAGCGCCGTTACGCCGGCATCGGCGACATCATCAAGGTGTCGGTGAAGGAAGCGATTCCGCGCGGCAAGGTGAAGAAGGGCGACGTCTACGACGCCGTCGTGGTCCGCACCCGGAAGGGCGTGCGCCGCGCGGACGGTTCGCTGATCCGCTTCGACGGCAACGCCGCCGTGCTGCTGAACAACAAGCAAGAGCCGATCGGCACTCGCATCTTCGGGCCCGTTACCCGTGAGCTGCGTACCGAGAAGTTCATGAAGATCGTCTCGCTCGCGCCTGAAGTGCTCTGA
- the rpsN gene encoding 30S ribosomal protein S14 — MAKTSMINREAKRAKLAKQHAAKREALKKVIASQDASYEDKMVAATKLQKLPRDSSPSRQTTRCALTGRPRAVYSKFGLGRNKLREATMRGDVPGLRKASW; from the coding sequence ATGGCCAAGACTTCCATGATCAACCGCGAGGCCAAGCGCGCCAAGCTGGCCAAGCAGCACGCCGCCAAGCGTGAGGCGCTGAAGAAGGTCATCGCCAGCCAGGACGCCTCCTACGAGGACAAGATGGTGGCCGCGACCAAGCTGCAGAAGCTGCCGCGCGACTCCTCGCCGTCCCGCCAGACCACCCGCTGCGCCCTGACCGGTCGCCCGCGTGCGGTCTACAGCAAGTTCGGCCTCGGTCGCAACAAGCTGCGCGAAGCCACCATGCGCGGCGACGTGCCTGGCCTGCGCAAGGCGAGCTGGTAA
- the rpsE gene encoding 30S ribosomal protein S5, giving the protein MAEQRESRGRDRGPREEKVDDGMIEKLIAVNRVSKTVKGGRQFTFTALTVVGDGAGKVGFGYGKAREVPVAIQKSMEQARKGMSSVDLNGGTLFHQVKAGHGAARVFMQPASEGTGVIAGGAMRAVLEAVGVKNVLAKAVGSRNPINLVRATIKGLESMHSPAKIAAKRGKKVEDLVNG; this is encoded by the coding sequence ATGGCAGAACAGCGCGAATCCCGCGGCCGCGATCGCGGTCCCCGCGAGGAAAAAGTCGATGACGGCATGATCGAGAAGCTGATCGCCGTCAATCGCGTCAGCAAGACCGTCAAGGGTGGCCGTCAGTTCACCTTCACCGCGCTGACCGTGGTGGGTGATGGCGCCGGCAAGGTTGGCTTCGGCTATGGCAAGGCGCGCGAAGTGCCGGTCGCCATCCAGAAGTCGATGGAGCAGGCCCGCAAGGGCATGAGCTCGGTCGATCTCAATGGCGGCACCCTGTTCCATCAGGTCAAGGCCGGTCACGGCGCTGCCCGCGTGTTCATGCAGCCCGCGTCCGAAGGTACCGGCGTGATCGCCGGCGGCGCGATGCGCGCCGTGCTGGAAGCGGTCGGCGTCAAGAACGTGCTGGCCAAGGCGGTCGGCTCCCGCAATCCGATCAACCTTGTGCGCGCCACGATCAAGGGCCTGGAGTCGATGCACTCTCCGGCCAAGATCGCGGCCAAGCGTGGCAAGAAGGTGGAGGATCTGGTCAATGGCTAA
- the rpsH gene encoding 30S ribosomal protein S8, translating to MSMTDPIADMLVRIRNAAAVGKPAVKMPSSKVKVAIANVLKDEGYIADARVTPNGAKAELEIALKYFEGKPVIETLKRVSRSGLRQYRGKDALPKVLNGLGVAIVSTSKGIMTDSQARQQGVGGEVLCIVA from the coding sequence ATGAGCATGACTGATCCCATCGCCGACATGCTGGTCCGCATCAGGAATGCGGCCGCGGTTGGCAAGCCGGCGGTGAAGATGCCGTCCTCCAAGGTCAAGGTCGCGATCGCCAACGTCCTGAAGGACGAGGGCTACATCGCCGACGCACGCGTGACCCCGAACGGCGCCAAGGCCGAGCTTGAAATCGCCCTGAAATACTTCGAGGGCAAGCCGGTGATCGAGACCCTGAAGCGCGTGTCGCGCTCGGGCCTGCGTCAGTATCGTGGCAAGGATGCGCTGCCGAAGGTCCTGAACGGCCTTGGCGTGGCGATCGTTTCCACCTCCAAGGGCATCATGACCGACTCGCAGGCGCGCCAGCAGGGCGTCGGCGGCGAAGTCCTGTGCATCGTGGCCTAA
- the rpsC gene encoding 30S ribosomal protein S3: protein MGHKVNPIGIRLGIAKDWNSKWYAGKKQFAEFLSADLRVRDMLRKKLAQAGISKILIERPANNARVTIHTARPGVVIGKRGEDIEKLRKEVSDVLGVPAHINVTEVRKPELDAQLVAESIAQQLERRIMFRRAMKRAVGNAMRLGALGIKVNVAGRLNGAEIARSEWYREGRVPLHTLRADIDYGFAEAKTTYGIIGIKVWVYKGEIFDFSQVGQEKQDDTPAPRGGDRDRERPRGPRRDRGDRAERGEARE, encoded by the coding sequence ATGGGTCACAAAGTCAATCCGATCGGCATCCGCCTGGGCATCGCCAAGGACTGGAACTCCAAGTGGTATGCCGGCAAGAAGCAGTTCGCCGAGTTCCTGTCGGCCGACCTCCGCGTCCGCGACATGCTGCGCAAGAAGCTGGCCCAGGCCGGCATCAGCAAGATCCTGATCGAGCGTCCCGCCAACAACGCCCGCGTGACCATCCACACCGCCCGTCCGGGCGTGGTGATCGGCAAGCGAGGCGAGGACATCGAGAAGCTGCGCAAGGAAGTGTCCGATGTGCTCGGCGTGCCGGCGCACATCAACGTCACCGAAGTCCGCAAGCCGGAACTCGACGCGCAGCTGGTGGCCGAGTCCATCGCCCAGCAGCTGGAGCGCCGCATCATGTTCCGCCGCGCCATGAAGCGCGCGGTGGGCAACGCGATGCGCCTCGGTGCGCTGGGCATCAAGGTCAACGTGGCCGGCCGCCTGAACGGTGCTGAGATCGCCCGTTCCGAGTGGTACCGCGAAGGCCGCGTGCCGCTGCACACCCTGCGTGCGGACATCGATTACGGCTTCGCGGAAGCGAAGACCACGTACGGCATCATCGGCATCAAGGTGTGGGTCTACAAGGGCGAGATCTTCGATTTCTCCCAGGTTGGCCAGGAGAAGCAGGACGACACCCCGGCACCGCGTGGCGGCGACCGTGACCGTGAGCGTCCGCGTGGTCCGCGCCGTGACCGTGGCGACCGCGCCGAGCGCGGCGAAGCGAGGGAATAA
- the rplV gene encoding 50S ribosomal protein L22, with the protein MEAKAVLRSARISAQKVRLVADQVRGLPVARALDLLKFSDKKAAGMIYKVVFSAASNAENNNGADADELKVKTIMVDEGPSLKRFMARAKGRGTRITKRTSHITVVVGEGK; encoded by the coding sequence ATGGAAGCGAAAGCCGTCCTGCGCAGTGCGCGCATCTCCGCCCAGAAGGTCCGCCTGGTCGCTGACCAGGTGCGCGGCCTCCCCGTGGCCCGTGCGCTCGATCTGCTGAAGTTCTCGGACAAGAAGGCCGCCGGCATGATCTACAAGGTCGTGTTCTCGGCTGCTTCGAACGCCGAGAACAACAACGGCGCCGATGCGGACGAGCTCAAGGTCAAGACCATCATGGTCGATGAGGGTCCCTCGCTGAAGCGCTTCATGGCGCGTGCGAAGGGCCGTGGCACGCGCATCACCAAGCGCACCAGCCACATCACCGTGGTCGTGGGCGAGGGCAAGTAA
- the rpsS gene encoding 30S ribosomal protein S19 has product MARSLKKGPFIDHHLQKKVETAGSSKKPIKTWSRRSTILPEMIGFTIAVHNGKNHVPVLVNENMIGHKLGEFAVTRTFKGHGGDKKGK; this is encoded by the coding sequence ATGGCACGTTCACTCAAGAAAGGCCCGTTCATCGACCACCATCTGCAGAAGAAGGTGGAGACCGCGGGTAGCAGCAAGAAGCCGATCAAGACCTGGTCGCGTCGCTCGACGATCCTGCCGGAAATGATCGGGTTCACCATCGCCGTGCACAACGGCAAGAACCATGTTCCGGTGCTGGTCAACGAGAACATGATTGGCCACAAGCTTGGCGAATTCGCCGTGACCCGTACGTTCAAGGGTCATGGCGGCGACAAGAAGGGGAAGTAA
- the rplX gene encoding 50S ribosomal protein L24, with protein sequence MNRIRKGDQVVVTTGNKKIKGQTGEVVRVDGERVYVANLNLVKRHTKPNPQAGQPGGVVEREASIHISNVMLLNPATGKGERVATKVLENGKRIRVFRSSGEAI encoded by the coding sequence ATGAACCGTATCCGCAAGGGCGACCAGGTGGTCGTGACCACCGGCAACAAGAAGATCAAGGGCCAGACTGGCGAAGTCGTGCGCGTCGATGGCGAGCGCGTCTACGTTGCCAACCTGAACCTGGTCAAGCGCCACACCAAGCCCAACCCGCAGGCCGGCCAGCCCGGCGGCGTGGTCGAGCGCGAGGCGTCGATCCACATTTCCAACGTGATGCTCCTGAACCCGGCGACGGGCAAGGGCGAACGCGTTGCCACCAAGGTGCTCGAGAATGGAAAGCGCATCCGCGTGTTCCGCTCCAGCGGCGAGGCTATCTGA
- the rplB gene encoding 50S ribosomal protein L2: MALMTFKPTSAGRRSMVRVVTPDLHKGAPYAPLVEKQSRTGGRNHHGRITTRHIGGGHKQHYRIIDFKRDKEGIPARVERIEYDPNRTAHIALLCYADGERRYIIAPKGLKAGDQVIAGRDAPIKAGNTLPLRNIPVGSTIHCIEMKPGKGAQLARAAGAGVQLVAREGVYATLRLRSGEMRKVPAECRATIGEVSNDEHGLQKLGKAGAARWRGVKPTVRGAAMNPVDHPHGGGEAKAGQGNPHPVTPWGVPTKGYKTRKNKRTQQFIVRDRRS, from the coding sequence ATGGCACTGATGACATTCAAGCCCACCTCGGCCGGCCGTCGCTCGATGGTCCGCGTGGTGACGCCGGATCTGCACAAGGGCGCGCCCTACGCGCCGCTGGTTGAAAAGCAGAGCCGGACCGGTGGTCGCAACCACCACGGCCGCATCACCACCCGCCACATCGGTGGTGGGCACAAGCAGCATTACCGCATCATCGACTTCAAGCGCGACAAGGAGGGCATCCCGGCCCGCGTCGAGCGCATCGAGTACGATCCCAACCGCACCGCGCACATCGCGCTGCTGTGCTACGCCGACGGCGAGCGCCGCTACATCATCGCACCGAAGGGCCTCAAGGCCGGCGACCAGGTGATCGCGGGCCGCGACGCCCCGATCAAGGCCGGCAACACCCTGCCGCTGCGCAACATCCCGGTGGGTTCCACGATCCACTGCATCGAGATGAAGCCGGGCAAGGGCGCGCAGCTCGCCCGTGCCGCTGGCGCCGGCGTGCAGTTGGTCGCCCGCGAAGGCGTCTACGCCACCCTGCGCCTGCGCTCCGGCGAAATGCGCAAGGTGCCGGCCGAGTGCCGCGCGACCATCGGCGAAGTCAGCAATGACGAGCATGGCCTGCAGAAGCTCGGCAAGGCCGGTGCCGCACGCTGGCGCGGCGTCAAGCCGACCGTCCGCGGCGCGGCCATGAACCCGGTCGACCACCCGCACGGTGGTGGTGAGGCGAAGGCAGGCCAGGGCAACCCGCATCCGGTCACCCCGTGGGGCGTGCCGACCAAGGGTTACAAGACCCGCAAGAACAAGCGCACCCAGCAGTTCATCGTGCGCGATCGCAGGAGCTAA
- the rpmC gene encoding 50S ribosomal protein L29 has translation MELKQLRQKSADELKAHLVELQKERFALRMQKATGQLPPSKTNEPRRVRREIARVNTLLGALQNSASK, from the coding sequence ATGGAACTCAAGCAACTGCGTCAGAAGTCGGCGGACGAGCTGAAGGCCCATCTGGTCGAGCTGCAGAAGGAGCGCTTCGCGCTGCGGATGCAGAAGGCCACCGGCCAGCTGCCCCCGTCCAAGACCAACGAGCCCCGCCGCGTGCGCCGCGAGATCGCTCGCGTCAACACGCTGCTTGGCGCGCTGCAGAACAGCGCGTCGAAGTAA
- the rplW gene encoding 50S ribosomal protein L23 yields MSAANLYEVIRAPRVSEKTARLQEVSNQYVFEIAKTATKADVKAAVEKIFDVKVEAVNVVNVKGKSKSFKFRQGRRGDWRKAYVTLAEGQAIDVMTASA; encoded by the coding sequence ATGAGCGCCGCAAACCTGTACGAAGTGATCCGTGCGCCGCGCGTGTCCGAAAAGACCGCGCGCCTGCAGGAAGTCTCCAACCAATACGTCTTCGAAATCGCGAAGACCGCCACCAAGGCTGATGTCAAGGCGGCGGTCGAGAAGATCTTCGACGTCAAGGTCGAGGCGGTCAACGTGGTGAACGTGAAGGGCAAGTCCAAGTCCTTCAAGTTCCGCCAGGGCCGTCGCGGCGATTGGCGCAAGGCGTACGTCACCCTGGCCGAAGGCCAGGCGATCGACGTGATGACGGCCTCGGCCTGA
- the rpsQ gene encoding 30S ribosomal protein S17 → MTEQTKKLHTVEGRVVSNKMDKTVTVLVERQVKHALYGKYIRRSTKLHAHDADNTCNEGDVVRVAECAPMSKTKNWRVVEVITRAAE, encoded by the coding sequence ATGACTGAACAAACCAAGAAGCTGCACACGGTCGAAGGCCGCGTCGTCAGCAACAAGATGGACAAGACCGTGACGGTGCTCGTCGAGCGCCAGGTCAAGCACGCGTTGTACGGCAAGTACATCCGTCGCTCGACCAAGCTGCACGCCCACGACGCCGACAACACCTGCAACGAAGGTGACGTCGTCCGCGTGGCGGAATGCGCACCGATGTCCAAGACCAAGAACTGGCGCGTGGTGGAAGTCATCACGCGTGCCGCCGAGTAA
- the rpsM gene encoding 30S ribosomal protein S13, translated as MARIAGVNLPAQKHVWVGLQSIYGIGRTRSKQVCESAGVSTSTKIRDLSEPEVERLRAEVGKFIVEGDLRREVGMAIKRLMDLGCYRGLRHRRGLPLRGQRTRTNARTRKGPRKAIRK; from the coding sequence ATGGCGCGTATTGCAGGCGTCAACCTGCCTGCCCAGAAGCACGTCTGGGTCGGGCTGCAAAGCATCTACGGCATTGGCCGTACCCGTTCCAAGCAGGTCTGTGAATCGGCTGGCGTGAGCACGTCGACCAAGATCCGCGACCTGTCCGAGCCGGAAGTCGAGCGCCTGCGCGCCGAAGTCGGCAAGTTCATCGTCGAGGGCGACCTGCGCCGCGAAGTCGGCATGGCCATCAAGCGTCTGATGGACCTGGGCTGCTACCGCGGCCTGCGCCACCGTCGCGGCCTGCCGCTGCGTGGCCAGCGCACCCGCACCAATGCGCGCACCCGCAAGGGCCCGCGCAAGGCCATCAGGAAGTAA
- the rplP gene encoding 50S ribosomal protein L16, giving the protein MLQPKRTKYRKVHKGRNEGLSWSANAVSFGEFGLKATATGQLTARQIEAARRSISRYVKRGGKMWIRVFPDKPITKKPIEVRMGSGKGNVEYWVAQIQPGRMIYEIEGVSEEIAREAFRLASAKLSVTTTFVTRTVR; this is encoded by the coding sequence ATGTTGCAACCCAAGCGAACCAAATACCGCAAGGTCCACAAGGGCCGGAATGAGGGCCTGAGCTGGAGCGCCAACGCGGTCAGCTTCGGCGAGTTCGGCCTGAAGGCGACCGCCACCGGCCAGCTCACCGCTCGCCAGATCGAGGCCGCGCGCCGTTCCATCAGCCGTTACGTGAAGCGTGGCGGCAAGATGTGGATCCGCGTGTTCCCCGACAAGCCGATCACCAAGAAGCCGATCGAAGTCCGCATGGGCTCCGGTAAGGGCAACGTGGAGTACTGGGTCGCCCAGATCCAGCCCGGCCGCATGATCTACGAGATCGAGGGCGTCAGCGAGGAAATCGCGCGCGAGGCGTTCCGCCTGGCTTCGGCCAAGCTCTCGGTCACCACCACTTTCGTGACCCGGACGGTGCGCTGA
- the secY gene encoding preprotein translocase subunit SecY produces MSRSAGALAGLMGAGKFTELRSRLLFVIGALIVYRIGCYIPVPGVNPEAMLQLMDSQKGTVVDMFNMFSGGALARFSLFALNVMPYISASIVMQLMVQILPSLKALQKEGESGRRKITQYSRVGSVFLAVFQAAGIAIALQGQGASGGVPVVYNPGLGFVVTAVVSLTAGTVFLMWLGEQVTERGIGNGVSLIIFAGIVAGLPGAVLNTLQQANSGDMQWITVFFILAIVLGVTWFVVFMESGQRRITVNYARRQGARGGYQNQSSFLPLKLNMSGVIPPIFASSIIMFPATASTWFGQSGSSATVWLQKVSQMLSPGEPLHMILLAALIIGFAFFYTALVFNSQETADNLKKSGALIPGIRPGKATGEYIDGVLTRLTAAGSLYLVLVCLLPEVMRTEMGASFYFGGTSLLIVVVVVMDFIAQIQAHLMSHQYESLLKKANLKGRGAR; encoded by the coding sequence ATGTCGCGCAGTGCGGGAGCATTGGCAGGCCTGATGGGCGCGGGCAAGTTCACCGAACTTCGCTCGCGCCTCCTGTTCGTCATCGGTGCGCTGATCGTCTATCGCATCGGCTGCTACATTCCGGTGCCGGGCGTCAACCCGGAGGCGATGCTCCAGCTGATGGACTCGCAGAAGGGCACCGTGGTGGACATGTTCAACATGTTCTCCGGCGGTGCGCTTGCGCGTTTCAGCCTGTTCGCGCTGAACGTGATGCCTTACATCTCCGCGTCGATCGTGATGCAGCTGATGGTGCAGATCCTCCCCAGCCTGAAGGCGCTGCAGAAGGAGGGCGAGTCGGGGCGCCGCAAGATCACCCAGTACTCCCGCGTCGGTTCGGTGTTCCTGGCGGTGTTCCAGGCTGCCGGCATCGCCATCGCGCTGCAGGGGCAGGGTGCCAGCGGCGGCGTGCCCGTGGTCTACAACCCGGGCCTCGGCTTCGTGGTGACCGCGGTGGTTTCGCTGACGGCCGGCACGGTGTTCCTGATGTGGCTGGGCGAGCAGGTCACCGAGCGCGGCATCGGCAACGGCGTCTCCCTGATCATCTTCGCCGGCATCGTGGCCGGCCTGCCCGGCGCGGTGCTCAACACCCTGCAGCAGGCCAACAGCGGCGACATGCAGTGGATCACCGTGTTCTTCATCCTCGCGATCGTGCTGGGGGTGACCTGGTTCGTGGTGTTCATGGAGAGCGGCCAGCGCCGCATCACCGTGAACTATGCGCGCCGCCAAGGGGCCCGCGGTGGCTACCAGAATCAGAGCTCGTTCCTCCCGCTCAAGCTCAACATGTCGGGCGTGATCCCGCCGATCTTCGCATCGTCGATCATCATGTTCCCGGCCACCGCATCGACCTGGTTCGGCCAGTCGGGCAGCTCCGCGACGGTGTGGCTGCAGAAGGTGAGCCAGATGCTTTCGCCCGGCGAGCCGCTGCACATGATCCTGCTCGCCGCGCTGATCATCGGTTTCGCGTTCTTCTATACGGCGCTGGTGTTCAACTCGCAGGAAACCGCGGACAACCTCAAGAAGTCCGGCGCGCTGATTCCGGGCATCCGCCCGGGCAAGGCGACGGGCGAGTACATCGACGGCGTGCTGACCCGCCTGACCGCCGCCGGCTCGCTGTACCTGGTGCTGGTTTGCCTGTTGCCGGAAGTGATGCGCACCGAGATGGGCGCCTCGTTCTACTTCGGCGGCACCTCGCTGCTGATCGTGGTGGTGGTGGTGATGGACTTCATCGCGCAGATCCAGGCGCACCTGATGTCGCACCAGTACGAGAGCCTGCTGAAGAAGGCCAACCTCAAGGGGCGTGGCGCCCGCTAA
- the rplO gene encoding 50S ribosomal protein L15 encodes MKLNTLKPADGARKERTRVGRGIGSGLGKTAGRGHKGSFARSGKGKIKAGFEGGQIPMQRRLPKIGFRSKMAKDCAEVLLYKLDMLPAGEIDFAALRTAKLVPSTAKRAKVVAKGEVTKAFVLKGIAATAGAKAAIEAAGGKLAE; translated from the coding sequence ATGAAGCTCAACACGCTCAAGCCCGCAGACGGCGCCCGCAAGGAGCGCACCCGGGTCGGTCGCGGCATCGGTTCCGGCCTCGGCAAGACCGCCGGCCGCGGTCACAAGGGTTCGTTCGCGCGTTCCGGCAAGGGCAAGATCAAGGCCGGTTTCGAAGGCGGCCAGATCCCGATGCAGCGCCGCCTGCCGAAGATCGGCTTCCGCTCGAAGATGGCCAAGGACTGCGCCGAAGTGCTGCTGTACAAGCTGGACATGCTGCCGGCCGGCGAGATCGATTTCGCCGCACTGCGCACCGCCAAGCTGGTCCCCAGCACCGCCAAGCGCGCCAAGGTCGTCGCCAAGGGCGAAGTGACCAAGGCCTTCGTGCTCAAGGGCATCGCTGCGACCGCCGGCGCCAAGGCCGCGATCGAAGCGGCCGGCGGCAAGCTGGCGGAGTAA
- the rplD gene encoding 50S ribosomal protein L4, which translates to MELNINGGAKLAVSEAVFDRAFSEDLVHQVVVAYRNAGRAGTKAQKTRSEVNGTTKKSKKQKGGGARHGALTAPIFVGGGVTFAAKPRSFAQKVNRKMYRAAISSILSELNRQGRITVVESFDIDAPKTKGLVAKLAELKAGKRPLIVTEEATDNLYLSARNLPYVQVRDVQGLDPVALVGADTVLVTTDAVKKIEEWLA; encoded by the coding sequence ATGGAACTGAATATCAATGGCGGCGCCAAGCTGGCGGTCTCCGAGGCAGTGTTCGATCGCGCCTTCAGTGAAGACCTAGTCCATCAGGTCGTCGTGGCGTACCGCAACGCTGGTCGTGCCGGCACCAAGGCCCAGAAGACCCGTTCGGAAGTCAATGGCACCACCAAGAAGTCGAAGAAGCAGAAGGGTGGCGGCGCGCGTCATGGCGCCCTGACGGCCCCGATCTTCGTCGGTGGCGGCGTGACCTTCGCGGCCAAGCCGCGCAGCTTCGCGCAGAAGGTCAACCGCAAGATGTACCGCGCTGCGATCTCGTCGATCCTGTCCGAGCTGAACCGCCAGGGCCGGATCACCGTGGTCGAGTCGTTCGACATCGACGCGCCGAAGACCAAGGGCCTGGTGGCCAAGCTCGCCGAGCTGAAGGCCGGCAAGCGTCCGCTGATCGTCACCGAGGAAGCGACCGACAACCTGTACCTGTCCGCTCGCAACCTGCCCTACGTGCAGGTACGTGACGTGCAGGGCCTGGATCCGGTCGCCCTGGTCGGCGCCGATACCGTGCTGGTGACCACCGACGCGGTGAAGAAGATCGAGGAGTGGCTGGCATGA
- the rpmD gene encoding 50S ribosomal protein L30: MANDKTIKVRLVKGLRGTQSRHRLSVKALGLGKLNSVRELKDSPQVRGLINKVHYLVKVEE, translated from the coding sequence ATGGCTAACGACAAGACCATCAAGGTCCGCCTGGTCAAGGGCCTGCGCGGCACCCAGTCGCGCCACCGCCTGTCGGTCAAGGCGCTCGGCCTCGGCAAGCTCAACAGCGTCCGCGAACTCAAGGACAGCCCGCAGGTTCGTGGCCTGATCAACAAGGTCCACTACCTTGTGAAGGTGGAGGAGTAA
- the rplE gene encoding 50S ribosomal protein L5: MTTRLEKFYKEEVVPKLMQQFGYTNPMQVPKLVKVTLNMGVGEAATNKKVLENAVADMTKISGQKPVVTKSRVSVASFKIRDGWPIGCKVTLRRAQMFEFLDRLINISLPRVRDFRGVSGRSFDGRGNYNMGVKEQIIFPEIDFDAVDAMRGMDIAITTTAKTDAEAKALLEAFRFPFRN; the protein is encoded by the coding sequence ATGACCACCCGTCTCGAAAAGTTCTACAAGGAAGAAGTGGTGCCGAAGCTGATGCAGCAGTTCGGCTACACCAATCCGATGCAGGTCCCGAAGCTCGTCAAGGTCACGCTGAACATGGGCGTTGGCGAAGCGGCGACCAACAAGAAGGTGCTTGAGAACGCCGTCGCCGACATGACCAAGATCTCCGGCCAGAAGCCGGTGGTCACCAAGTCGCGCGTGTCGGTCGCTTCGTTCAAGATCCGCGACGGCTGGCCGATCGGTTGCAAGGTCACCCTGCGCCGCGCCCAGATGTTCGAGTTCCTGGATCGCCTGATCAACATCTCGCTGCCGCGCGTGCGCGACTTCCGCGGCGTGTCGGGCCGTTCGTTCGACGGTCGTGGCAACTACAACATGGGCGTGAAGGAGCAGATCATCTTCCCGGAGATCGACTTCGACGCCGTCGACGCGATGCGCGGCATGGATATCGCCATCACCACCACCGCGAAGACCGACGCCGAGGCCAAGGCCCTGCTCGAGGCCTTCCGCTTCCCGTTCCGCAACTAA